From the Labrus mixtus chromosome 17, fLabMix1.1, whole genome shotgun sequence genome, one window contains:
- the dolpp1 gene encoding dolichyldiphosphatase 1, with protein sequence MALEEQCSAPPQWRSISLTHVEFPEGDLTGNVLAYISLLPIAILVGFVTLIVFKRELHTISFFGGLILNEGVNWLLKNILREPRPCAGTHSNLHTDYGMPSSHSQLIWFFVVYFFLFLYLRMHQTNNARCVDLLWRHILSIILLGVAFSVSYSRVYLLYHTWSQVFYGGVTGCTIGIVWFFFTQEVLTPLFPKIAAWPISEYFLVRDTSLIPNILWFEYTVTRSEARNRQRKLGTKLQ encoded by the exons ATGGCGTTGGAAGAGCAGTGCTCGGCACCACCTCAATGGCGGTCCATATCTTTGACACACGTAGAATTCCCCGAGG GTGATCTGACGGGGAATGTGCTGGCCTACATCAGTCTCCTACCCATAGCAATTCTTGTGGGTTTTGTTACACTTATAGTGTTTAAACGGGAGCTGCACACG ATTTCTTTCTTTGGTGGGCTCATCCTGAATGAAGGGGTAAACTGGCTGCTTAAGAACATACTCAGAGAGCCACGCCCATGTGCAG gaacacacTCCAACCTGCACACAGATTATGGGATGCCCTCCAGTCACTCCCAGCTCATCTGGTTCTTTGTTGtttacttctttcttttcctttatttaag AATGCATCAAACCAACAATGCTAGATGTGTGGACCTGCTGTGGAGACACATACTGTCCATCATCCTGTTGGGAGTCGCCTTCTCAGTCTCATACAGCAG GGTCTACCTGTTGTATCACACCTGGAGCCAGGTTTTCTATGGCGGAGTGACCGGTTGTACGATTGGCATTGTCTGGTTCTTTTTCACACAAGAGGTGTTGACACCATTATTCCCGAAAATAGCAGCGTG GCCAATATCAGAGTACTTCCTGGTGCGAGACACAAGCCTGATCCCCAACATCTTATGGTTTGAGTATACAGTGACCAGATCAGAGGCAAG gAACAGACAACGAAAGCTCGGAACCAAGCTTCAGTGA
- the miga2 gene encoding mitoguardin 2, translated as MSVKQPDGMSIAQALAMTVAEIPVFLYSTFGQSIFSQLKLSPNLKKVLFATALGSVALALTAHQLKRRGRKRKQAVQGKEGQKTVGIPEALMKTGRPSSLKRGQITGRQMMSPSTRSNDTMSGISSLAPSKHSSSSHSLASMRVPSSPNQSVNPSTPWEAEPVVEESGAVEDANAENLYLMGMELFEEALQKWEQALNIRHPTHSSSSNNSLALQGAACGDFPMVEARNKVFAEKLETLLHRAYHLQEDFGSSIPTDSVLADFESEGTLILPTVESFHRLRDDDATTVTSDDSFFSAAELFDAMCLGDVYQTLKPAALYEEAVSLVRESKVAYRSLRTELLECFGDQDFLAKLHCVRQAFQMLLLDETHRTFFMETGKQMITGLMVKANKSPKGFLESYEDMLLYTQREETWPVTKMELEGRGVVCMNFFDIVLDFILMDAFEDLESPPSSVVAVLRNRWLSDSFKETALATACWSVLKAKRRLLMVPDGFISHFYAISEHVSPVLAFGFLGPRQHLSEVCTIFKQQIVQYLKDMFDHDKVRFTSTQCLAEDVLNLSHRRSEILLGYLGIDSLMELNGALPRDTEGSSGSNKDSYGH; from the exons ATGTCAGTCAAACAACCGGACGGGATGTCCATCGCCCAGGCTTTGGCCATGACTGTGGCCGAGATACCAGTGTTTCTCTATTCCACATTTGGGCAG TCCATATTTTCTCAGCTGAAGCTCAGCCCGAACTTGAAGAAGGTGCTGTTCGCCACAGCGCTGGGAAGCGTCGCTTTGGCGCTTACCGCTCATCAGCTGaaaagaagagggaggaaaCGTAAGCAGGCAGTACAGGGGAAGGAGGGCCAGAAGACTGTGGGAATACCTGAGGCACTGATGAAGACAGGACGACCTTCGTCATTAAAGAGAG GTCAGATTACTGGCCGACAGATGATGAGTCCAAGCACGCGGAGCAATGACACCATGAGTGGAATTTCTTCCCTGGCCCCCAGTAAACACTCAAGTTCCTCACACAGCCTGGCATCT ATGCGGGTCCCGAGCTCTCCAAATCAGTCTGTTAATCCATCCACCCCCTGGGAAGCAGAGCCTGTGGTGGAGGAGTCTGGGGCAGTGGAGGATGCAAACGCAGAGAATCTCTATTTAATGG GGATGGAGCTGTTTGAGGAAGCGCTCCAAAAGTGGGAACAGGCCTTGAATATTCGTCATCCCACACACTCgagctccagcaacaacagccTTGCTCTGCAGGGTGCAGCGTGTGGAGACTTTCCGATG GTTGAAGCCCGTAATAAAGTGTTTGCTGAGAAGCTGGAGACATTACTGCACAGGGCGTATCACCTACAAGAAGATTTTGGTAGCAGTATCCCAACAGACAGCGTGCTGGCAGACTTCG agagTGAAGGAACTCTTATCTTGCCTACGGTGGAGAGTTTCCACCGACTGCGGGATGACGATGCGACTACAGTTACCTCTGACGACTCCTTTTTCTCGGCTGCAGAG CTATTTGATGCCATGTGTCTGGGAGACGTCTACCAGACGCTGAAGCCAGCAGCTCTCTACGAAGAAGCCGTGTCTCTGGTCCGGGAGAGCAAAGTGGCTTATCGGTCTCTGAG GACTGAATTACTGGAATGTTTTGGTGACCAAGACTTCCTGGCCAAGCTTCACTGTGTGAGACAAGCGTTTCAG ATGCTGTTGTTAGATGAAACTCACCGCACGTTTTTCATGGAGACTGGGAAACAGATGATTACAGGCTTAATGGTGAAGGCAAACAAG AGTCCCAAAGGCTTTCTGGAGAGCTACGAGGACATGCTGCTGTACACTCAGAGGGAGGAGACGTGGCCCGTCACTAAGATGGAGCTGGAGGGCAGAGGG GTGGTGTGTATGAACTTTTTCGATATCGTGTTGGACTTCATCCTGATGGATGCGTTTGAAGACCTGGAGAGCCCGCCCTCCTCCGTGGTAGCTGTTCTGAGGAACCGCTGGCTCTCTGACAGCTTCAAAGAGACG gcTCTTGCAACAGCTTGCTGGTCTGTCCTCAAAGCGAAAAGACGTCTTCTTATG GTTCCAGATGGTTTTATCTCCCACTTCTACGCCATATCAGAACATGTGAGCCCTGTATTAGCTTTCGGCTTTTTGGGACCCAGGCAGCACTTAAGTGAAGTGTGCACAATCTTCAAG CAACAAATCGTTCAGTACCTTAAGGACATGTTTGATCACGACAAGGTCCGCTTCACCTCCACTCAGTGCTTGGCTGAGGACGTCCTGAACCTTTCCCACCGCCGCAGTGAGATTTTACTGGGTTACCTGGGAATCGATAGTCTCATGGAGCTCAACGGCGCCCTTcccagagacacagagggctCATCTGGGTCCAACAAAGACAGCTACGGTCACTGA
- the st6galnac4 gene encoding alpha-N-acetyl-neuraminyl-2,3-beta-galactosyl-1,3-N-acetyl-galactosaminide alpha-2,6-sialyltransferase translates to MKSLMRRWLCLLTLCLPVLFWFGHVITRDGPTPAEKSSTLRGYMRVSPGRMDQFLDMHCGRCALVSSSGQMLGAGAGEEIDRIGCVIRMNNAPTRGFEKDVGSRTSVRVVSHTSVPWLVKNESYYFQQSVNTTYIFWGPERNMRQDGKGRIFNALLKMAKKYPNVSMYALTREKIQHCDNVFQNETGKNRMKTGAFLSTGFFTMILAIEMCDSIHVYGMVNDNFCSQANQSPVPYHYYEKSRINECRMYKVHEHTQRGGHRFITEKAIYARWATQHKIEFKHPSWSP, encoded by the exons ATGAAATCTCTG ATGCGCCGCTGGCTGTGCCTGCTCACCCTTTGCCTccctgtgttgttttggttcGGACATGTGATCACGCGGGACGGTCCGACCCCTGCTGAGAAAAGCTCCACGCTCAGGGGCTACATGAGGGTCAGCCCCGGCAGGATGGACCAG TTCCTGGACATGCACTGCGGCCGCTGTGCCTTGGTCTCCAGCTCGGGTCAGATGCTCGGAGCTGGCGCTGGAGAAGAGATAGACAGGATCGGATGCGTGATCCGGATGAACAATGCACCCACGCGGGGGTTTGAAAAAGACGTGGGAAGCCGCACCAGTGTTCGGGTTGTGTCTCATACCAGCGTTCCCTGGTTGGTTAAAAATGAGAGCTACTATTTCCAGCAATCAGTGAACACCACGTACATATTCTGGGGGCCCGAGAGGAACATGAGGCAAGACGGGAAGGGACGGATCTTCAATGCTCTCCTGAAAATGGCAAAGAAGTATCCAAATGTCTCCATGTATGCTCTGACCAGGGAGAAGATTCAACACTGCGATAATGTCTTTCAGAATGAAACTGGGAAAAACAG GATGAAGACCGGGGCGTTCCTCAGCACTGGATTCTTCACAATGATTCTTGCTATAGAAATGTGCGACAGCATCCATGTTTATGGAATGGTCAATGataacttctgcag CCAAGCCAACCAAAGTCCTGTTCCTTACCACTACTATGAGAAGAGCAGGATCAATGAATGCAGGATGTACAAGGTCCACGAGCACACTCAGCGCGGGGGTCATCGATTCATCACTGAGAAGGCCATCTATGCCAGGTGGGCAACCCAGCACAAGATTGAGTTTAAACACCCCTCATGGAGcccctga